Proteins encoded within one genomic window of Diorhabda sublineata isolate icDioSubl1.1 chromosome 1, icDioSubl1.1, whole genome shotgun sequence:
- the LOC130446704 gene encoding vesicle transport protein USE1 translates to MGLSRQEVNLRRLLAKCELMCKTKKEDDRIEKYVETLEDMLQELKKITESSESIQAYNRRINYIKTALGITKNKYEDENDPESMRKDLLGLRQRIVDKPEISNSGDFDKVIEHNENIQRKITEDMLHLTMTLKEQSEISNRIIKKDTEVVSKSTEITENNFGKLSVESSKLAEHSKRAWKCWMWIMLVAVVIVFINMVLFMKLMKKRY, encoded by the exons ATGGGATTATCTAGACAAGAAGTGAACTTGAGGAGGTTATTAGCAAAATGTGAATTAATGTGTAAAACGAAAAAGGAAGAtgatagaattgaaaaatatgtagaaaCGTTAGAAGATATGttacaagaattaaaaaaaataactga ATCTAGCGAAAGTATACAAGCTTACAATAGAAgaattaattatatcaaaacaGCCTTAGGgataactaaaaataaatatgaggATGAAAACGATCCGGAAAGTATGAGAAAAGACTTATTAG GTTTAAGACAACGTATAGTTGATAAGCCAGAAATTAGTAATTCTGGGGACTTTGATAAAGTAATAGAGCACAATGAGAACATACAAAGAAAGATAACGGAAGATATGCTGCATTTAACCATGACCTTAAAAGAACAATCAGAAATTTCTAACAggattattaaaaaagatactGAG GTGGTGTCAAAATCAACAGAAATAACAGAAAACAATTTCGGTAAACTTTCTGTTGAATCTTCCAAATTAGCTGAACATTCCAAAAGAGCCTGGAAATGTTGGATGTGGATTATGTTGGTTGCGGTTGTTATAGTATTCATAA atATGGTTCTGTTTATGAAGTTAATGAAGAAAAGATACTAA
- the LOC130446714 gene encoding gamma-tubulin complex component 4, whose product MIHECLFNLWNNADGENVSETYNWTHLFELQDFLHPGEQKLLQTIVEIATDYHKINNFIKRKLNQTANFEANSAQLNEKSTQSGFYLTAFCAGVHKTLDGYRKNIVALEQMFLDNPQLSLTFILSNVEKYRTLFQALMSMIHIIQNDNVHGCLLIGRLHKYVSCGVDQVAAAADEIIKSMNSVFYRHLCNWIIYGDLVDTFEEFFIRDGKSPDENFLYPEQMVELSLESSASLNIQKRRIRRPPVVRKFFINWDMVPIFISEDMAESILFMGRIVWIIRNDPRKSGDENYQIKNIWGGQDIEYYNKVQMLENQLFNNTEFQKTMEECRVKLTKYLWSIMLDEGNLVEHLHLIRDYYALGRGELFQQFIRVAEDHLKDTTSDLVVQNLNFIFLETARKIYGDNDKTYLKFELTSNSDITRTNPWSRLQMNFEIDWPLHIVFHPKVMELYNKLFCFLLRLRKTQIDLHKLWAEQVSRKKRIDRRVWTLRQNLMFLVNNLQYYLQVDVIEAQFSFLLKAVENANGFEDIIKVHHEFISNLLAKTFVSTPDEEHTCKNKRSLYQVPAIQCEIPSKVYSIIIKLLELCDRFCLVASIWDSELSDIELEELEIFQGQSDVVVESMLFILHRLREKASGEHLLQLLSQLDFNRYFSKHKTDTNSSVI is encoded by the exons ATGATACATGAATGTCTTTTCAATTTATGGAATAATGCAGATGGTGAAAATGTGTCTGAAACATATAAT TGGACGCATCTGTTTGAATTGCAAGATTTCTTACACCCAGGAGAACAAAAACTCTTGCAAACGATTGTTGAAATCGCTACAgattatcataaaataaataattttattaaaagaaaattaaaccAAACTGCTAATTTTGAAG CAAATTCTGCACAGTTGAATGAGAAATCAACTCAATCCGGTTTTTATCTAACTGCTTTTTGTGCTGGAGTTCATAAAACTCTCGAtggttatagaaaaaatatcgtTGCATTAGAACAGATGTTTTTAGATAACCCTCAGCTTTCTTTGACATTTATTCTTAGCAATGTTGAGAAATACAGAACTTTATTCCAAGCATTAATGTCGATGATCCACATTATACAAAATGATAATGTACATGGTTGTTTGTTGATAGGAAGACTACATAAATATGTCAGTTGTGGTGTCGATCAAGTTGCTGCAGCTGCTGACGA aattatcAAATCAATGAACTCAGTTTTCTATAGACATTTATGTAATTGGATCATATATGGTGATTTGGTGGATacatttgaagaattttttataaggGATGGTAAAAGTccagatgaaaattttttatacccGGAACAAATGGTAGAATTGTCGTTAGAAAGTTCCGCTAGTCTTAATATACAG AAACGAAGAATTCGGAGACCCCCTGTAGTAAGaaaattctttataaattgGGATATGGTTCCTATATTTATAAGCGAAGATATGGCTGAAAGTATCTTATTTATGGGGCGTATAGTGTGGATAATTAGAAACGATCCGAGAAAGAGTGGAGacgaaaattatcaaataaaaaatatatggggAGGTCAggatattgaatattataataaagtgCAGATGttggaaaatcaattatttaataataccgaatttcaaaaaactatggAAGAATGTAGGGTGAAATTAACTAAg tatctCTGGTCTATAATGTTAGACGAGGGAAATTTGGTGGAACATTTACATTTAATAAGAGATTACTACGCCTTAGGAAGAGGAGAAttgtttcaacaatttataAGGGTTGCAGAAGATCATCTAAAAGATACTACATCAGATTTGGTGGTACAAAATCtgaatttcatatttctagAAACCGCTCGAAAAATTTATGGGGATAACGATAAGACATACCTCAAATTTGAATTAACATCTAATTCAGATATTACTC GTACAAATCCATGGTCTAGATTAcaaatgaatttcgaaattgaTTGGCCCCTCCATATCGTATTTCACCCCAAAGTTATGGAATTATATAAcaagttattttgttttttattgagattGCGTAAGACTCAAATCGATTTGCACAAATTATGGGCCGAACAAGTTTCCAGGAAAAAAAGGAT TGACAGAAGAGTTTGGACCTTGAGgcaaaatttaatgtttttggTAAATAATCTCCAGTATTATCTCCAAGTAGACGTTATAGAAGCACAGTTCTCGTTTTTACTGAAAGCCGTAGAAAATGCTAATGGTTTCGAAGATATAATCAAAGTACACCACGAAttcatttctaatttattaGCTAAAACTTTTGTTTCAACTCCTGATGAG GAACACACCTGTAAAAACAAACGTAGTCTTTATCAAGTGCCTGCAATCCAATGTGAAATTCCTAGTAAG GTATACAGcattatcataaaattattagaattgtGCGATCGCTTTTGTTTGGTCGCCAGTATTTGGGATTCGGAATTATCCGATATAGAATTGGAGGAATTAGAAATTTTCCAAGGTCAAAGCGATGTCGTCGTAGAATCAATGTTGTTTATACTACACAGGCTACGTGAAAAAGCCAGCGGTGaacatttattacaattattgtcaCAATTAGATTTTAACAGATATTTTAGCAAACATAAAACGGATACTAATTCGAGTGttatttaa